TTGCTCCTCGTCTGCAATCGCCTGAATGTCCTCGGAGGTAATGCTCAGGTAAAGATAGTTGCCCTCCTCGCGCTTCTTGAGCGCTCTCTGTTTCATGAATTTGGGGCTGGCTTCGCCCGCGTCTTCATCATAGAAGAGCAGAATGCCGTCCGTCTTTCTGAGGAGCAGGTCGTCTCGTGCAGTAAGCTGCCATACGCCATTGTAGGGCTGCTTACTCACACTGCCGTAGTAATCCAATGCTTTGAGAATGTCCTTATAGTATTTCTGCTTGTCCTCTTTCCACTTTTCCTCGGGGTTAAGATAAGCTGTAATGATGGAAAGCTTCAAGTGCGGATACCGCTTCTTCAAGCCGATGACGACCTCACATGCCCATAAATCTACGCCGTACTGTCCGGGTGTAATGACCCACTCCAATCCCTCTTCGACGAGTGGGGCAAGCCGGGCTTCGATCGCCTTCTTAATGTAGGCAATGCCTTTATGCTTCTGATCGAAAATCCCGATTTCATGCGCACGGTAACCCGTCACGAGAAGGTTTTTCATAGTACGCCCCTTTCTTTACTAATCATATCGCTGATGCTTGTGATGAACAACAAGAATTAAAGAGGCGAAATTACTGCCGGAGCAGAATTTGAACAAGAAAAAACGCCAAGCCGAATCTCAATGTCGGCTTAGCGTTTTATTTTCATTTAAAATACTGATTCAGAACGGAACTCCAGCTGCAACAGTCTGCGTCCGAATACTGGAAAAAAAACGCCGTGCCGTCCTGATCTTACTTAAGCAGTTTAAGAAACTCTCGCATGAAGCCCGGCAGATCGGGCCATGCGTGTCCGCTGACCAGCTTACCGTCCACGTGAAGCGTTTCTGCCGCGTAGCTGGCTCCCAGCTGCTCGACATCCAGGCGGCAAGCATTGTAGGCAGTCATCGTACGTCCTTCGAAGAAGCTCGTGTCTTTCAAGGCAGCGAACACCTGTGCAGCGTGACATATCGCGCCAACAGGCTTGTCCGCTTCGAGGAAGTGGCGCAGAATGCGGGGCAGATTGGCGTCCGAACGTATATACTCGGGTGCCCGTCCGCCGGGAATGATGAGTCCGTCATAATCGGAAGGCTCAACATCGGCGAACCCGATATGAGATTGAAGCAAGTGGCCCGGCTTCTCCGTGTACGTATCCCATCCTTCGACAAAATCATGAACGACCGTATGCAGTGTTTTCTTCGTCGGTGAAGCGATAATGGCTTCGCAGCCTTCTTCCAGTAAGCGGAAATATGGATAATAGACCTCTAGTACTTCAGCGGCGTCGCCTGTCAGAATCAAGACTTTCTTGGACAATGATATCACTCCTCGGAAAGGATGGGGACACCTTTTAATTATGAAGGAGCGGTTCTTTATTTGTAAATAGGTGGAAAATGTTAGAGTTTGTCATTTAATGTCTACCCGTTTATTTGCAAAATACTAAACCCTCTATTTTCCAATGGATGTTTTGTTTTATAATTGTAAAAAAGATCATTCACTTATGGGGGAATCTCGTTCATGTGGTTTATTTTATTGTTTCTTGCGGTTGCCGGATTTGAAGGATTATCCTTGCTGGTCTCAAGGGACAGGTTGAAACAATTCGACCTGTCAATCATTCACACCGTGCAAAGCCTGGAAAGTCCCGGTACAACCCGGGCCGCAGAGTTTCTCTCGCTAATAGGCTCCCCGTCGGTCATGATACCGCTTGTGTTGGGAATAGCCGTCATCTTGTTTCTACTGCTGGGGCACCGCAAGGAGCTCATACTGCTAATAGGAGGAATGCTGGGGTCTACACTGCTTAATCATTTCTTGAAAGATTTTTACCAGCGCGCGCGCCCGGATATCCACCGTATTGTCGAAGAACAGGGGTTCAGCTACCCGAGCGGGCATTCGATGGCGGCTTTTACATTCTACGGGCTGCTCACTTTCTTGCTCTGGAGGCACTTGCCCTCACGCGGCGGGAGGATCGCACTTGTGGCCATCAGTGCATTGATGATTATAAGCATCGGGTTGACCCGTGTCTATCTTGGCGTTCATTATCCATCCGATGTTCTGGGCGGATACTGGGTTAGCGGCTGCTGGGTCGCACTATGCATCAAGCTGTTCCAGCGCTATCTGCTAAGGAAATAGAATAAGGCGAAGCGATGTTATTGCACAAGAAAAGGCCGCCTTTTGGGCAGCCGTCATCCAGGTAACATCATTTCTTAACACTTGTGAGATTGTCGCTAAGCTCCCACAACCTGTCCCGAAACATGCTGTCATACACTTGGCTGTCAGCGCGAGACTCCCGCTTTTGATCGAAATATTTGCCGGTTACGCCTTCGAGCTCCGAAGAGAGAGCAAGATGAATTATTGCATCCGAACCGGACTGGACTGTTCCCATTGGCGCGATCCCGCTTTCGCGTACCATCTTGGTATCGAGGAAAGTCCCTGGATGCAGACAATTGAATGTCATGCCGGCATGACCGTATCTCTCGGACAGCTCAATGGTAAATGCTGCGAGGGCAAGTTTACTCTGCTTGTAAGCGAGAAAAGGCGAATAATTTCGCTCGAGCATTATGTTTGATAGATCAATCGGACTTTGTCCTACGGAGGCAACATTTA
This is a stretch of genomic DNA from Paenibacillus sp. sptzw28. It encodes these proteins:
- a CDS encoding phosphatase PAP2 family protein is translated as MWFILLFLAVAGFEGLSLLVSRDRLKQFDLSIIHTVQSLESPGTTRAAEFLSLIGSPSVMIPLVLGIAVILFLLLGHRKELILLIGGMLGSTLLNHFLKDFYQRARPDIHRIVEEQGFSYPSGHSMAAFTFYGLLTFLLWRHLPSRGGRIALVAISALMIISIGLTRVYLGVHYPSDVLGGYWVSGCWVALCIKLFQRYLLRK
- a CDS encoding DJ-1/PfpI family protein translates to MSKKVLILTGDAAEVLEVYYPYFRLLEEGCEAIIASPTKKTLHTVVHDFVEGWDTYTEKPGHLLQSHIGFADVEPSDYDGLIIPGGRAPEYIRSDANLPRILRHFLEADKPVGAICHAAQVFAALKDTSFFEGRTMTAYNACRLDVEQLGASYAAETLHVDGKLVSGHAWPDLPGFMREFLKLLK
- a CDS encoding DUF1273 domain-containing protein; the protein is MKNLLVTGYRAHEIGIFDQKHKGIAYIKKAIEARLAPLVEEGLEWVITPGQYGVDLWACEVVIGLKKRYPHLKLSIITAYLNPEEKWKEDKQKYYKDILKALDYYGSVSKQPYNGVWQLTARDDLLLRKTDGILLFYDEDAGEASPKFMKQRALKKREEGNYLYLSITSEDIQAIADEEQRDVQDSQ